One part of the Haliotis asinina isolate JCU_RB_2024 chromosome 2, JCU_Hal_asi_v2, whole genome shotgun sequence genome encodes these proteins:
- the LOC137272894 gene encoding uncharacterized protein, producing the protein MKIVLWVVCLCIGGTVCWDRSRCYEDHCNEKRCQICEDMKQHCSRDYMSSQCDGFCKALELIGNKTRNPDSYMDVTTNSDERRIRKLQNILAKRRRDFETVSRSLKDAQESIKNLIYENNYLRNIISDPKEMLFYEPNGQGQHRSCDCRIQEDSLSQCLTQLKEQARRTDVVIGNVIDVCRHELVVLLSLACLIIYLMYTCKSSSSQNS; encoded by the exons ATGAAGATTGTTTTGTGGGTTGTCTGTCTTTGCATAGGCGGAACTGTATGCTGGGATCGGTCCCGATGTTATGAAGACCATTGCAACGAGAAGAGATGTCAGATTTGCGAGGATATGAAACAGCACTGCAGTCGTGACTACATGTCATCCCAGTGTGATGGATTTTGTAAAG CTCTGGAACTAATTGGTAACAAAACGCGAAATCCTGATAGTTACATGGACGTAACTACAAATAGTGACGAAAGAAGAATACGGAAACTACAAAATATTCTTGCTAAAAGACGACGCGATTTTGAGACAGTCAGCAGATCTTTAAAAGACGCCCAGGAGTCTATAAAAAATCTcatatatgaaaataattatttgaGAAATATTATCTCGGATCCTAAGGAAATGCTTTTTTATGAGCCTAATGGCCAAGGCCAGCACAGGAGTTGTGACTGCCGTATCCAAGAAGATTCCTTGAGTCAATGTTTGACACAACTAAAGGAGCAGGCAAGACGGACAGATGTGGTGATTGGTAATGTCATAG ATGTCTGCAGACATGAACTTGTAGTGCTGCTATCACTGGCATGTCTCATAATATATCTGATGTACACATGCAAGTCTTCATCCAGTCAGAACTCCTGA
- the LOC137272896 gene encoding uncharacterized protein: MFTALLVTGALWLFPEIVALERIKCYKDGCERGVQYCVEERQRCYNCDDVKHLCGTEDLPLQCDAFCAVMTALEQEKQQNERIREVIQRSNTTIEMLQHDIATTNQSLHNATSYLQRLQANNDDLRNTIAASNVTVKTLKNDIHQLQMRNEDLQTKLAKMSYLHTNHTIMAKRQSDPEQQLEDQKIAIRVLSGILLTVLCVMVVLFLVLCRCRPDKQTLKEKRSLVGDTDLELKDTKTTLNFEESITKAKADFSHRDQEEEDAVSDDSAVVAGSSAESVNAQECPREHNLDGSGVKAKGHPSPTSDSPDHRDVRCDSYGSSQDTRGINPTPDDQSADIRLAIDKPFNSVYKHAAMRNNAIRSQEV, encoded by the exons ATGTTTACCGCTCTGCTTGTCACAGGCGCTCTCTGGCTGTTTCCAGAGATTGTCGCCCTGGAACGTATCAAGTGTTACAAAGATGGATGTGAGAGGGGAGTTCAGTACTGCGTGGAAGAGAGGCAACGTTGTTACAACTGTGACGACGTCAAACACCTCTGTGGAACTGAAGACTTGCCCTTACAGTGTGACGCCTTTTGTGCAG TAATGACGGCCTTGGAACAAGAAAAACAGCAAAACGAAAGGATTAGGGAAGTCATTCAACGCAGCAATACAACAATCGAGATGCTCCAACACGACATCGCTACAACCAACCAGTCTCTCCATAATGCAACGAGTTACCTACAACGTCTCCAAGCCAACAACGACGACCTCAGAAACACCATAGCAGCAAGCAATGTCACagtgaaaacattaaaaaatgacATCCACCAGCTACAGATGCGCAATGAAGACTTACAGACAAAGCTTGCCAAAATGTCCTATCTACATACAAACCATACAATAATGGCTAAACGACAGTCTGACCCGGAACAGCAACTTGAAG aTCAGAAGATAGCGATACGTGTACTCTCGGGGATCCTGCttactgtgttgtgtgtgatggTCGTGTTGTTCCTCGTACTGTGCAGATGTCGACCTGACAAACAAACTCTCAAAG AGAAGAGGTCCTTAGTGGGTGACACCGACCTTGAACTGAAGGACACCAAAACGACCCTGAATTTTGAGGAATCCATCACAAAGGCCAAGGCTGACTTTTCACATCGAgaccaagaagaagaagatgcGGTGTCAGATGACAGCGCTGTCGTCGCTGGATCCTCAGCTGAGAGCGTTAACGCGCAGGAGTGCCCTCGGGAACACAACCTTGATGGGTCTGGTGTAAAAGCCAAGGGCCACCCTAGCCCCACATCTGATTCTCCAGATCATAGGGACGTCAGGTGTGACAGCTATGGCTCCAGTCAGGACACCCGCGGGATCAACCCAACACCCGATGATCAATCAGCTGACATAAGACTTGCAATTGACAAGCCTTTCAACAGTGTATATAAACATGCGGCAATGCGAAATAATGCCATTCGGTCACAAGAAGTATGA
- the LOC137272897 gene encoding scavenger receptor class F member 2-like: MERYLCLLSLFLGSFAYILPLMSHCAQTCDTCQWGWYGPNCTLACTNCQNDECNQTTGVCGNCKHGHHGRGCTETCSPHCGGSGACNRQTGHCDDSCDKSFWGDKCERKCSQKCNDSVCIQESGKCHRGCHDGWTGPKCNVTCETCCVNSPCAQITKDCTECKNRNSIPVKMENGTLHKSETNKPAAGAVSGGVFVAIFIVSLVVGIIVYRRRHRQNRGDSESQDPEASPLPQADDTSPQTDAKQESDKLPVEDASGSYNI, encoded by the exons ATGGAGAGATACCTGTGCCTTCTGTCGTTATTCCTCGGAAGTTTCGCTT ATATACTTCCCCTAATGTCACACTGCGCACAGACCTGTGATACTTGTCAATGGGGATGGTATGGCCCAAACTGTACCCTTGCATGCACAAACTGCCAAAACGACGAGTGTAACCAAACTACGGGTGTATGCGGCAACTGCAAACACGGTCACCACGGAAGGGGATGTACCGAGACATGTTCCCCGCATTGTGGAGGAAGTGGAGCGTGTAACCGTCAGACGGGACACTGTGATGACAGCTGTGATAAGTCATTCTGGGGAGACAAATGTGAGAGGAAATGCAGCCAAAAGTGCAATGATTCTGTCTGCATACAAGAATCAGGGAAGTGCCACCGGGGGTGCCATGATGGATGGACTGGTCCTAAGTGCAATGTTACTTGTGAAACCTGTTGTGTGAATTCCCCGTGTGCGCAGATAACAAAAGATTGTACAGAATGCAAGAATAGAAATAGCATCCCAG TTAAAATGGAGAATGGAACCTTGCATAAATCCGAAACAAACAAGCCAGCAGCTGGTGCCGTGAGTGGCGGCGTGTTTGTTGCCATCTTTATAGTCTCACTGGTTGTTGGTATAATAGTCTACAGAAGACGGCATCGTCAGAACCGAG GTGATAGTGAGTCACAGGATCCTGAAGCGTCCCCCCTGCCACAAGCAGATGACACGAGCCCGCAGACAGATGCCAAACAGGAATCAGACAAGTTGCCAGTTGAGGATGCTTCGGGTTCATACAATATCTGA